Genomic DNA from Frankiales bacterium:
CGGCCGCCGCCGAGCCCCAGCTGCCGCCGGACACGTACTGGTCGCTGGCCAGCACGGCGACGGGCCAGCCGTCGAGGCGGGCCAGCCCGGTCACCAGCGCGCGCCCGTACGCGGCGCCGATCTCGAAGAAGGAGCCGGTGTCGACGACGGACTCGATGATCGGGCGGATCCGGTACACCTGGCGGCGCTCGGCGGGCACCGCCCCGATGAGCCAGTCGTCGGCCCGGTCCGGGTCGTCGGCGACCGGCCCGCGGGGCGGCAGCTCGTGCACCGAGGACGGCAGGTAGGACAGGAAGCGGCGCGTGCTGGCGAACGCCTGCTCCTCGGAGTCGACCACGGCGTCGACGGTGCCGTTGGGGCCGTGCACGTCCGGCCCGCCGAGCTCGTCCTTGGTGACGTGCTCGCCGATGGCGGCCACCAGGGGCGGGCCGGCGGTGAAGATCTGGCTGATGCCGCGCACCATCACCGAGAAGTGGCTGGCCACCACGCGGGCCGCGCCGAACCCGGCGCACGGGCCGAGCGCGAGCGAGACGACCGGCACGGTCTCGAGGTTGGCGACCGAGATCTCCCACCCGGGCAGCGCGGGCACATAGGTGCGGCCCATGTCGACCAGGCTGCGGATGCTGCCGCCGCCTCCCGTGCCGTCGATCAGGCGCACGAGCGGCACCCGCAGCTCCTGCGCCATCTGCTCGGAGTAGACCTGCTTGCGGATGATGAAGGCGTCCGACGCCCCGCCCCGCACGGTGAAGTCGTCGCCGCCCACCAC
This window encodes:
- a CDS encoding methylmalonyl-CoA carboxyltransferase, whose product is MGGPEKLARQHDAGKLDVRQRIDALLDPGSFHEIGTLTGKRVTTPDGGEEFQPTNFVMGRGRIDGRVVVVGGDDFTVRGGASDAFIIRKQVYSEQMAQELRVPLVRLIDGTGGGGSIRSLVDMGRTYVPALPGWEISVANLETVPVVSLALGPCAGFGAARVVASHFSVMVRGISQIFTAGPPLVAAIGEHVTKDELGGPDVHGPNGTVDAVVDSEEQAFASTRRFLSYLPSSVHELPPRGPVADDPDRADDWLIGAVPAERRQVYRIRPIIESVVDTGSFFEIGAAYGRALVTGLARLDGWPVAVLASDQYVSGGSWGSAAADKAVRMVDLANTFHLPVVHLVDNPGFLIGQAAERASAIRHGMRALSAVHQAEVPWCSVVLRKVFGVGGAGHANQSRLQVRYAWPSADWGSLPAKGGIEAAYRAELEAAEDREALLEQLTEQVQATAGVLKTAETFDIEQLIDPRDTRRLLCEFANLAAPLRTPGRVTWGLRP